A portion of the Streptomyces sp. NBC_01335 genome contains these proteins:
- a CDS encoding DNA polymerase III subunit alpha, translated as MAGFAHLHVASGYSARYGAAHPEHLARRAAGLGMAELALTDRSTVTGAVRFAQACAREGVRPVFGIDLAVEALAPPPPAERRRTPARGGAHVVEPPLRVVLLAQDRAGWARLCRITSAAHAGAVSGAAPVVPWTALREHGGPGLTVLLGPLSEPVRALAAGREDVAVKLLAPWRQLFGAGLRLEAVAYQRGGTGPGSLRLAARTLALADRTGVTAVLSNAVRYADPAQHRLADVLDAARLLRPVDRRRLDSGQRWLKGEGAMVAVARAVAASAGLDDRRARRLLADTAATAAGCVLDPVADLGLGTHHFPEASLFGAGPDSGGAARLLRTRAEAGLVRRGLDRDADARERLDMELGVISRLGYDSYFLAVGQVVADIRELGIRVAARGSGAGSMVCHTLDIATANPLEHRLLFERFLSERRRSLPDIDIDVESARRLECYDAVFARFGKERVAVTAMPETYRARRALRDTGLALGIAPDEVDRIAKSFPHLRASDITGALAELPELRQLASQAKRYGPLWELAEGLDSLVHGMAMHPCGVIISDAGLLDRLPVQPTPQGDYPMAMAAKEEVEALGNIKLDVLGVRMQSAMAHAVDEIERATGGRIDLDDPEQVPLDDVFAFKLIQQSETIGLFQLESPGQQDLLSRLQPRNPQDVIADISLFRPGPVAGGMPERYVAARHGRAPAYAHPDLEPVLADTYGVTIWHEQIIETLSVMTGCDRAMAEVARRALGDRKRLPAIGRWFHDRASARGYGPEVRAKVWATVEAFGAYGFCRAHAVAFAVPALQSAWLKAHHPAFLLAGLLEHDPGMWPRRVIVADARRRGVPVLPVDVNRSRARYVVERAGDERWGVRLALSSVRGITEDESARIEAGAPYDSLSDFWQRARPSRPLAERLVEIGAFGGLGDGRLTRRDLLLHVAELHRQSRARSAGDGQLALDAGAAGGAEPSGLPEMTGREALDAELNTLGIDVSRHLMVHHHRLLREIGATDAAHLADVRQGQQVLVAGVRASTQTPPIASGKRIIFVTLEDGSGMVDLVFFEDSHPACAHTVFHSGLLLVRGTVQVRGNRRSVVGTMAWDLDRIAAARRDDGPAAALALLGGERPHPTPAQPGRTLANGTSGARLHPYADLQPAGSRSADLRKLGHTSQGSAG; from the coding sequence ACGGCCGGTCTTCGGCATCGACCTCGCGGTGGAGGCCCTCGCCCCGCCGCCCCCGGCCGAGCGTCGGCGCACCCCGGCGCGCGGAGGCGCCCATGTCGTCGAACCGCCGCTGCGCGTGGTGCTGCTCGCCCAGGACCGGGCGGGCTGGGCACGGCTGTGCCGCATCACCTCGGCGGCGCACGCCGGCGCGGTGTCCGGTGCGGCGCCGGTGGTGCCGTGGACCGCGCTGCGTGAGCACGGCGGCCCCGGTCTGACCGTGCTGCTGGGCCCGCTGTCGGAGCCGGTACGGGCGCTGGCGGCGGGCCGCGAGGACGTCGCGGTGAAGCTGCTGGCGCCGTGGCGGCAGCTCTTCGGGGCCGGGCTGCGGCTGGAGGCCGTGGCGTACCAGCGCGGTGGCACGGGCCCGGGGTCGCTGCGGCTGGCCGCCCGTACCCTGGCGCTGGCCGACCGTACCGGCGTCACCGCCGTGCTCTCCAACGCGGTCCGCTACGCCGACCCCGCCCAGCACCGCCTGGCCGACGTGCTGGACGCCGCACGGCTGCTGCGCCCGGTCGACCGGCGCCGCCTGGACAGCGGGCAGCGCTGGCTCAAGGGCGAGGGCGCCATGGTCGCCGTCGCCCGCGCGGTCGCCGCGTCCGCCGGTCTTGACGACCGCCGGGCGCGCCGGCTCCTCGCGGACACCGCCGCGACGGCCGCCGGATGCGTCCTCGACCCGGTGGCGGACCTGGGGCTGGGCACCCACCACTTCCCGGAGGCGTCACTCTTCGGCGCCGGGCCGGATTCCGGGGGCGCCGCCCGGCTGCTGCGGACACGCGCCGAGGCGGGTCTGGTCCGCCGGGGCCTGGACCGCGACGCGGACGCCCGGGAGCGGCTGGACATGGAGCTCGGGGTGATCTCCCGGCTGGGGTACGACTCGTACTTCCTCGCCGTCGGCCAGGTGGTGGCGGACATCCGGGAGCTGGGCATCCGGGTCGCGGCCCGGGGTTCCGGGGCGGGCTCGATGGTCTGCCACACCCTGGACATCGCCACCGCCAACCCGCTGGAGCACCGGCTGCTGTTCGAACGCTTCCTCAGCGAGCGGCGCCGTTCGCTCCCGGACATCGACATCGACGTGGAGTCGGCGCGGCGGCTGGAGTGCTACGACGCGGTCTTCGCCCGGTTCGGCAAGGAGCGGGTCGCGGTCACCGCGATGCCCGAGACCTACCGGGCCCGCCGGGCGCTGCGGGACACCGGTCTCGCGCTCGGCATCGCTCCGGACGAGGTCGACCGGATCGCCAAGAGCTTCCCGCACCTGCGGGCCTCGGACATCACCGGCGCCCTCGCCGAGCTGCCCGAGCTGCGGCAGCTGGCGTCGCAGGCGAAGCGGTACGGACCGCTGTGGGAGCTCGCCGAGGGACTCGACTCCCTGGTGCACGGGATGGCCATGCACCCGTGCGGCGTGATCATCAGCGACGCGGGCCTGCTGGACCGGCTGCCGGTGCAGCCCACCCCGCAGGGCGACTACCCGATGGCCATGGCCGCGAAGGAGGAGGTGGAGGCGCTGGGCAACATCAAGCTCGACGTGCTCGGGGTGCGGATGCAGTCCGCGATGGCCCACGCCGTCGACGAGATCGAACGCGCGACCGGCGGCCGGATCGACCTGGACGACCCGGAGCAGGTGCCGCTCGACGACGTCTTCGCGTTCAAGCTGATCCAGCAGAGCGAGACGATCGGGCTGTTCCAGCTCGAATCGCCCGGTCAGCAGGACCTGCTCTCCCGTCTCCAGCCCCGCAACCCGCAGGACGTCATCGCCGACATCAGCCTCTTCCGTCCCGGCCCGGTCGCCGGAGGCATGCCCGAGCGGTACGTCGCCGCGCGGCACGGCCGGGCCCCCGCCTACGCCCACCCGGACCTCGAACCGGTGCTCGCCGACACCTACGGCGTGACCATCTGGCACGAGCAGATCATCGAGACCCTCTCCGTGATGACCGGCTGCGACCGGGCGATGGCCGAGGTCGCCCGCCGGGCGCTCGGCGACCGCAAGCGGCTGCCCGCCATCGGCAGGTGGTTCCACGACCGCGCGTCGGCCCGGGGGTACGGCCCCGAGGTCCGGGCGAAGGTGTGGGCGACCGTGGAGGCGTTCGGCGCCTACGGTTTCTGCCGCGCGCACGCGGTGGCCTTCGCCGTACCGGCGCTGCAGAGCGCCTGGCTCAAGGCTCACCACCCGGCGTTCCTCCTCGCCGGGCTGCTCGAACACGACCCCGGGATGTGGCCCCGGCGCGTCATCGTCGCCGACGCCCGCCGCCGGGGCGTGCCCGTGCTGCCCGTGGACGTCAACCGCTCCCGTGCCCGGTACGTGGTGGAGCGGGCCGGCGACGAGCGGTGGGGGGTGCGGCTCGCGCTGTCCTCCGTACGCGGCATCACCGAGGACGAGAGCGCCCGGATCGAGGCGGGCGCGCCCTACGACTCGCTGTCGGACTTCTGGCAGCGGGCCCGCCCCAGCCGGCCACTGGCCGAACGCCTGGTCGAGATCGGTGCGTTCGGTGGGCTCGGTGACGGCCGGCTCACCCGGCGGGACCTGCTGCTGCACGTCGCCGAACTGCACCGGCAGTCCCGCGCCCGGTCCGCCGGCGACGGGCAGCTCGCCCTCGACGCGGGTGCGGCGGGCGGGGCGGAGCCGAGCGGTCTGCCGGAGATGACCGGCCGCGAGGCCCTGGACGCCGAGCTGAACACGCTGGGCATCGACGTGTCCCGGCACCTCATGGTCCACCACCACCGCCTGCTGCGGGAGATCGGCGCGACGGACGCCGCGCACCTGGCCGACGTGCGCCAGGGACAGCAGGTCCTCGTCGCCGGGGTACGGGCCTCCACGCAGACCCCGCCGATCGCCAGCGGCAAGCGGATCATCTTCGTCACCCTGGAGGACGGCTCGGGCATGGTCGACCTGGTCTTCTTCGAGGACTCCCACCCGGCGTGCGCGCACACCGTCTTCCACAGCGGGCTGCTGCTGGTGCGCGGCACCGTGCAGGTACGCGGCAACCGGCGGTCGGTCGTCGGCACCATGGCCTGGGACCTGGACCGGATCGCGGCGGCCCGCCGCGACGACGGCCCCGCCGCCGCGCTCGCGCTGCTCGGCGGGGAGCGCCCGCACCCGACGCCCGCGCAGCCGGGGCGCACCCTGGCCAACGGCACCTCGGGAGCCCGGCTGCACCCGTACGCCGACCTCCAGCCGGCCGGCAGCCGCTCGGCCGACCTGCGCAAGCTCGGCCACACCAGCCAGGGGAGCGCGGGATGA
- a CDS encoding DNA polymerase Y family protein, which yields MTPPRPAGRHIAHLHLHPVPDEERYADIVELMSGITPHVRAVPPDAVQLDLTSALRYFGLAPYDLVQMVMLRLFALYGIECGAGLAGNRMLAAMAADASGPGHTTEVPGDRADSWLRPRPVAALPGVGRATATALGRYGVHTIGQIADLPPLTLQRLLGAGPARLLAERAHGRDPRPVVPQEPAAHLSVDLVLDRDCLDPGLHHRAVLGLAERLGQGLRAGHRVAGRLTLTVRYADRTSSTRSRTSPEPTGHSPLLAATALGLLDSLGLQRARVRAYTLRADGLSPAEDAPRQLSLDPVDDRSRAAEAASDRARRRFGAGAVRPATLAPAPGTAPARAPAGTPTPRRHPPAA from the coding sequence ATGACACCCCCTCGTCCGGCCGGACGCCACATCGCCCATCTCCACCTGCACCCCGTGCCGGACGAGGAGCGGTACGCCGACATCGTCGAGCTGATGTCCGGCATCACCCCGCACGTCCGGGCCGTGCCGCCCGACGCCGTCCAGCTCGACCTCACCTCGGCGCTGCGCTACTTCGGGCTGGCCCCGTACGACCTGGTGCAGATGGTCATGCTCCGGCTGTTCGCGCTGTACGGGATCGAGTGCGGCGCGGGGCTCGCGGGCAACCGCATGCTGGCCGCCATGGCGGCCGACGCGTCCGGGCCGGGGCACACCACGGAGGTCCCCGGCGACCGGGCGGACTCCTGGCTGCGCCCCCGCCCGGTCGCCGCGCTGCCCGGCGTCGGCCGCGCCACCGCGACCGCGCTCGGGCGGTACGGCGTGCACACCATCGGCCAGATCGCCGACCTGCCGCCACTGACCCTCCAGCGTCTGCTCGGCGCCGGTCCCGCCCGGCTGCTGGCCGAACGCGCGCACGGCCGCGACCCCCGCCCGGTCGTGCCGCAGGAGCCCGCCGCCCATCTCTCCGTCGATCTGGTGCTCGACCGGGACTGCCTCGACCCCGGCCTGCACCACCGGGCGGTGCTGGGGCTCGCCGAGCGGCTGGGCCAGGGCCTGCGCGCCGGGCACCGGGTCGCCGGGCGCCTGACGCTCACCGTGCGGTACGCCGACCGGACGTCCAGCACCCGTTCCCGTACCTCCCCCGAGCCCACCGGCCACTCCCCCCTTCTCGCCGCCACCGCCCTGGGGCTGCTGGACTCGCTCGGGCTGCAACGCGCCCGGGTGCGCGCCTACACGCTGCGCGCGGACGGCCTCTCGCCGGCCGAGGACGCCCCGCGCCAGCTCTCCCTGGACCCGGTCGACGACCGGTCCCGCGCCGCCGAGGCCGCCTCGGACCGGGCCCGCCGCCGCTTCGGCGCCGGGGCCGTACGACCCGCGACCCTGGCCCCGGCACCGGGCACGGCACCGGCCCGGGCACCGGCGGGGACGCCGACACCGCGCAGGCACCCGCCCGCCGCGTGA
- a CDS encoding DUF3533 domain-containing protein — protein MNFAGEVKQAVTPRAALLVLGALVLQLLFIASYVGALHRPVATDVPFGVVAPPQVSQQLTTALDELPGGPLDPRAVDDAAEARRQIMNREIDGALVVNPSGTTDTVLVASGGGSALANSLGKITTEVLAQQQRTARIVDVAPASSDDFDGLSSFYLVVGWCVGGYLCASILAISAGSRPANARRALIRTLAMAVYAVLGGIGGALIIGPVLGALPGSFWGLAGLGALVVFATGMITLALQALTGIVGIGLAVLIIVIAGNPSAGGAFPLPMLPDFWRTIGPALPPGAGTWVARSIAYFRGNAVTGSLLILSAWAVVGTALTLLLSLRHTRTKPAGGASDTAGTGPGAPGTPGAPPGGAHTV, from the coding sequence ATGAACTTCGCCGGTGAGGTCAAACAGGCCGTCACTCCCCGGGCCGCCCTGCTCGTCCTCGGCGCGCTGGTCCTGCAACTGCTCTTCATCGCCTCCTACGTGGGCGCCCTGCACCGGCCGGTGGCCACCGACGTCCCCTTCGGTGTCGTGGCGCCCCCGCAGGTGTCCCAGCAGCTGACCACCGCGCTGGACGAGCTGCCGGGCGGCCCGCTGGACCCGCGCGCCGTGGACGACGCCGCCGAGGCGCGGCGGCAGATCATGAACCGCGAGATCGACGGCGCGCTGGTGGTGAACCCGTCCGGCACGACCGACACCGTGCTGGTCGCCTCCGGCGGCGGCTCCGCGCTCGCCAACTCCCTGGGGAAGATCACCACCGAGGTCCTGGCCCAGCAGCAGCGCACCGCCCGGATCGTGGACGTGGCCCCGGCCTCCTCCGACGACTTCGACGGGCTCTCGTCGTTCTACCTGGTCGTCGGGTGGTGCGTGGGCGGATACCTCTGCGCCTCGATCCTCGCGATCAGTGCGGGCTCCCGGCCGGCCAACGCGCGGCGCGCGCTCATCCGCACCCTGGCGATGGCGGTGTACGCGGTGCTGGGCGGCATCGGCGGCGCGCTCATCATCGGCCCCGTCCTCGGCGCGCTGCCCGGCAGCTTCTGGGGGCTGGCGGGGCTGGGCGCGCTGGTCGTGTTCGCCACCGGGATGATCACCCTCGCACTGCAGGCGCTGACCGGCATCGTCGGCATCGGGCTGGCCGTCCTGATCATCGTGATCGCGGGCAACCCGAGCGCGGGCGGCGCCTTCCCGCTGCCGATGCTGCCGGACTTCTGGCGCACGATCGGCCCGGCCCTGCCCCCGGGCGCGGGCACCTGGGTCGCCCGCTCGATCGCCTACTTCCGGGGCAACGCGGTCACCGGCTCCCTGCTGATCCTCTCCGCCTGGGCCGTCGTCGGTACGGCCCTGACCCTGCTGCTCTCCCTGCGGCACACCCGGACGAAGCCCGCAGGGGGCGCCTCAGACACCGCCGGGACCGGTCCCGGCGCACCAGGAACCCCGGGAGCACCTCCAGGGGGCGCACACACCGTATGA
- a CDS encoding alpha/beta fold hydrolase — protein sequence MRNRVRVADGRHLIVERQGDPRGRPVFLLHGTPGSRLGPAPRGMIMYQRQTQLITYDRPGYGESDRCPGRSVGDVAEDVRAIADALDLERFAVVGRSGGAPHALACAALMPERVTRAAALVPLAPWDAPGLDWFEGMAASNVLAYSTAAADPDSLTASFIVRSAEIRVDPVRLLDDLRRELTDSDRVVVNDAGIRSMLLRNYSEGLRTSAYGWIDDALAFSRPWGFDPADITCPVMLWHGEQDVFSPASHSRWLGGRIPGATTVLEPAAAHFDALSVLPRILNWLLDGREAGAGSMN from the coding sequence GTGCGCAACCGGGTGCGCGTGGCGGACGGACGTCACCTGATCGTGGAGCGGCAGGGGGATCCGCGCGGAAGACCCGTCTTCCTGCTGCACGGAACCCCGGGCAGCCGGCTGGGACCCGCTCCGCGCGGCATGATCATGTACCAGCGCCAGACCCAGCTCATCACCTACGACCGGCCCGGCTACGGCGAGTCCGACCGGTGTCCGGGCCGCAGCGTGGGCGACGTCGCCGAGGACGTACGCGCCATCGCCGACGCCCTCGACCTGGAGCGGTTCGCCGTGGTGGGCCGCTCCGGCGGCGCCCCGCACGCCCTGGCCTGCGCGGCGCTGATGCCCGAGCGGGTGACCCGGGCGGCCGCCCTGGTGCCGCTGGCTCCCTGGGACGCCCCGGGGCTCGACTGGTTCGAGGGGATGGCCGCCTCCAACGTACTGGCGTACTCCACCGCGGCGGCCGACCCGGACAGTCTCACGGCGTCCTTCATCGTCCGCTCGGCCGAGATCCGGGTCGACCCGGTACGGCTCCTGGACGACCTGCGGCGCGAACTCACCGACTCCGACCGGGTGGTGGTCAACGACGCGGGCATCCGCTCGATGCTGCTGCGCAACTACAGCGAGGGCCTGCGCACTTCGGCGTACGGCTGGATCGACGACGCCCTCGCCTTCAGCCGGCCGTGGGGCTTCGACCCGGCCGACATCACCTGCCCGGTGATGCTCTGGCACGGCGAGCAGGACGTCTTCTCACCGGCCAGCCACTCCCGTTGGCTGGGGGGCCGGATCCCGGGCGCGACGACCGTGCTGGAACCGGCGGCGGCGCACTTCGACGCACTGTCTGTGCTTCCCCGCATCCTGAACTGGCTGCTGGACGGCCGCGAGGCCGGCGCGGGCTCGATGAACTGA
- the fxsT gene encoding FxSxx-COOH system tetratricopeptide repeat protein, translating to MTAGRDGRIVTFYSYKGGTGRTMALANTAWILAANGKRVLAVDWDLEAPGLHRFFHPFLDPATLGATTGVIDLITEYAWAATSPAQRPDDWHRDYARIQQHAVSLTPETLGWEFPRGGTLDFVSAGRQNREYSAAVSTFDWDNFYDRLGGGSFFDALRDDMKANYDYVLIDSRTGLSDIADICTVHLPDVLVDCFTLSDQSIDGAASVARQTAERYSGRPIAIYPVPMRIDEGEKEKADAGRALARFKFDRLPRDLSGDELTAYWGAVEIPYRPYYAYEETLATFGDEAGLTNSLLSAFERLVAVVTEQEVTSMPPVAEDVRLRIRDAFTRRRPTLPADIFLNYVAENRMWADWIESVLTRAGFRVVPRDVSTEREDREPPVTAPETAARTVVLLSSAYLKSQRATELWQRSSTEDQTGGRRQILFRVGDVRLTSAYIDRNPVDLFRLDEAHAAAALLRALDRPAHLGDGSAPGPRFPGTVPKIWNAPPRNPGFTGRSLVLERMRDQLGGGMAVVLPQPQTLYGLGGVGKTQVALEYVHRFMADYDLVWWISSEQTDDVVAGLAELAARLGTQGGDDMAAASKEAVDLLRRGVPTDRWLLVFDNADDPERIRRYFPQGGSGHILVTSRNQTWSQHGDALPVDVFLREESVEHLRRRAPGLSEEDAGRVATAVGDLPLAVEQAAAWIAETATPVDTYLDQLAEQAAQVLSLNQPAGYPEPVAATWNVSIERLKERSPAAVRLLQLCAFFAPEPISASLLYSKEMIEALKPYDSSLQEKLVLGRVIREIGRFALAKVDQVSNSIQVHRLVQAVIKAQLSEEEQREARHVVHRVLAGARPDDDEPIDNPENWARFATIWPHLGPSGARHCGEPETRRLLIDRVRYLWKRGDVRTAGALGAELRAAWAETLGKEDIQYLYLCFHISNIFRSRGRYVEAKELDEITLQRQRDILGAEHPHTYMTTSSLATDLGMLGEYGRAIELANEAREGFGQIFHEGHPRTLAAANNLALNLRLVGQYSRAREIDQEVYDRRSEVLGAEHPYSLSSAVSLARDLRDVGRYEDSVALLSRTYDSYKRTLGPAFPGTLSAAKALAVALRRAGQLEDARRLTLATRARYRAKYSTPNPESLACDLNLAADYYAIGETSQARDAAREVVEQYLVVPGERHPYTLAAQNNLAVYLLGSGEAEEAARTSRRVVDLMRELFGRDHPHTLFCVMNLASATAVLGDAVLVLETEQLLAGQLGKALGAQHPEALAMMGNTAVTLEDLGRHEEAQQLRARIVGELARQLGDDHPMTRIARDGRRFERELEPIQV from the coding sequence ATGACAGCCGGTCGTGACGGGCGGATCGTCACTTTCTACTCCTACAAGGGAGGCACGGGGCGCACCATGGCCCTGGCCAACACCGCCTGGATCCTGGCCGCCAACGGCAAGCGGGTCCTGGCCGTCGACTGGGACCTGGAGGCGCCGGGCCTGCACCGGTTCTTCCACCCCTTCCTCGACCCCGCCACCCTCGGCGCCACCACCGGTGTCATCGACCTCATCACCGAATACGCCTGGGCCGCCACCAGCCCCGCGCAGCGCCCCGACGACTGGCACCGCGACTACGCGCGCATCCAGCAGCACGCCGTCTCCCTGACACCGGAGACGCTCGGCTGGGAGTTCCCCCGGGGAGGAACCCTCGACTTCGTCTCGGCCGGCCGCCAGAACCGCGAGTACTCCGCCGCCGTCTCCACGTTCGACTGGGACAACTTCTACGACCGGCTCGGCGGCGGAAGCTTCTTCGACGCCCTGCGCGACGACATGAAGGCCAACTACGACTACGTCCTCATCGACAGCCGCACCGGCCTCAGCGACATCGCCGACATCTGCACCGTCCACCTCCCCGACGTGCTGGTGGACTGCTTCACCCTCAGCGACCAGTCCATCGACGGCGCCGCCTCCGTGGCCCGCCAGACGGCCGAGCGCTACAGCGGGCGGCCGATCGCGATCTACCCCGTCCCGATGCGCATCGACGAGGGCGAGAAGGAGAAGGCCGACGCCGGACGGGCCCTCGCCCGCTTCAAGTTCGACCGGCTGCCGCGCGACCTGTCCGGCGACGAACTCACCGCCTACTGGGGTGCGGTGGAGATCCCGTACCGCCCCTACTACGCGTACGAGGAGACGCTCGCGACCTTCGGCGACGAAGCCGGGCTCACCAACTCGCTGCTCTCCGCCTTCGAACGGCTCGTGGCGGTCGTCACCGAGCAGGAGGTCACCTCCATGCCGCCGGTCGCGGAGGACGTCCGGCTGCGCATCCGCGACGCCTTCACCCGGCGCCGGCCCACGCTCCCCGCCGACATCTTCCTCAACTACGTCGCGGAGAACCGGATGTGGGCGGACTGGATCGAGTCCGTCCTCACCCGGGCCGGCTTCCGTGTCGTACCGCGCGACGTCTCCACCGAACGCGAGGACCGCGAACCGCCCGTCACCGCGCCGGAGACCGCCGCCCGCACCGTCGTGCTGCTCTCCAGCGCCTACCTCAAGTCCCAGCGCGCCACCGAACTGTGGCAGCGCTCCAGCACCGAGGACCAGACCGGCGGCCGGCGCCAGATCCTGTTCCGCGTCGGAGACGTCCGGCTCACCTCCGCCTACATCGACCGCAACCCGGTGGACCTCTTCCGGCTCGACGAGGCCCACGCCGCGGCCGCCCTGCTGCGCGCGCTGGACCGCCCGGCCCACCTGGGCGACGGGTCGGCGCCGGGACCCAGGTTCCCCGGCACGGTCCCGAAGATCTGGAACGCCCCGCCGCGCAACCCCGGATTCACCGGCCGCTCCCTGGTACTGGAACGCATGCGCGACCAGCTCGGCGGCGGCATGGCGGTGGTGCTGCCCCAGCCGCAGACCCTGTACGGCCTCGGCGGCGTCGGCAAGACGCAGGTGGCGCTGGAGTACGTGCACCGCTTCATGGCCGACTACGACCTGGTGTGGTGGATCTCCTCCGAGCAGACCGACGACGTGGTCGCCGGACTCGCGGAACTCGCCGCCCGGCTGGGCACGCAGGGCGGTGACGACATGGCGGCGGCCTCCAAGGAAGCCGTCGACCTGCTGCGCCGCGGGGTGCCCACCGACCGGTGGCTGCTGGTCTTCGACAACGCGGACGACCCCGAACGGATCAGGCGCTACTTCCCGCAGGGCGGCTCCGGCCACATCCTGGTGACGTCGCGGAACCAGACCTGGTCGCAGCACGGCGACGCGCTGCCCGTCGACGTCTTCCTGCGCGAGGAGTCCGTCGAACACCTCCGCCGCCGCGCACCCGGACTCAGCGAGGAGGACGCCGGGCGGGTCGCCACGGCCGTCGGTGACCTGCCGCTCGCCGTCGAGCAGGCCGCCGCCTGGATCGCGGAGACCGCGACCCCCGTCGACACCTACCTCGACCAGCTCGCCGAGCAGGCCGCCCAGGTGCTGTCCCTCAACCAGCCGGCCGGCTACCCGGAACCCGTGGCCGCCACCTGGAACGTCTCCATCGAGCGGCTCAAGGAACGGTCGCCCGCCGCGGTGCGGCTGCTCCAGCTCTGCGCCTTCTTCGCCCCCGAGCCGATCAGCGCGAGCCTCCTCTACAGCAAGGAGATGATCGAGGCACTCAAGCCGTACGACTCCTCCCTCCAGGAGAAGCTCGTCCTCGGCCGGGTCATCCGGGAGATCGGCCGGTTCGCGCTCGCCAAGGTCGACCAGGTCTCCAACTCGATCCAGGTGCACCGGCTGGTGCAGGCCGTCATCAAGGCGCAGCTCAGCGAGGAGGAGCAGCGGGAGGCCCGGCACGTGGTCCACCGCGTCCTGGCCGGGGCCCGGCCGGACGACGACGAGCCGATCGACAACCCGGAGAACTGGGCGCGGTTCGCCACCATCTGGCCGCACCTGGGCCCGTCCGGGGCGCGCCACTGCGGGGAGCCGGAGACCCGCAGGCTGCTGATCGACCGCGTCCGCTACCTCTGGAAGCGCGGCGACGTCCGCACGGCGGGCGCGCTGGGCGCCGAACTCCGCGCCGCCTGGGCGGAGACGCTGGGCAAGGAGGACATCCAGTACCTGTACCTCTGCTTCCACATCTCCAACATCTTCCGCTCGCGCGGGCGTTACGTGGAGGCGAAGGAGCTCGACGAGATCACCCTCCAGCGGCAGCGCGACATCCTGGGCGCGGAGCACCCCCACACCTACATGACGACGAGCAGTCTGGCGACCGACCTCGGCATGCTCGGGGAGTACGGCCGGGCGATCGAGCTGGCCAACGAGGCCCGTGAGGGGTTCGGGCAGATCTTCCACGAGGGCCACCCGAGGACCCTCGCGGCGGCGAACAACCTGGCGCTCAACCTGCGGCTGGTCGGGCAGTACTCCCGGGCCCGGGAGATCGACCAGGAGGTGTACGACCGGCGCAGCGAGGTGCTCGGCGCGGAGCATCCGTACAGCCTCTCCTCCGCTGTGAGCCTCGCCCGCGACCTGCGCGACGTGGGCCGGTACGAGGACTCCGTGGCGCTGCTCAGCCGTACGTACGACAGCTACAAGAGGACGCTCGGCCCCGCCTTCCCGGGCACGCTCTCCGCCGCCAAGGCGCTCGCGGTGGCGCTGCGCAGGGCGGGGCAGCTGGAGGACGCCCGCAGGCTGACGCTGGCCACCCGGGCCAGGTACCGGGCGAAGTACAGCACGCCCAACCCGGAGTCGCTGGCCTGCGACCTCAACCTGGCTGCCGACTACTACGCGATCGGTGAGACGTCGCAGGCGAGGGACGCGGCGCGAGAGGTGGTCGAGCAGTACCTGGTGGTGCCGGGGGAGCGGCACCCGTACACCCTGGCCGCGCAGAACAACCTGGCCGTCTACCTGCTCGGCTCGGGGGAGGCCGAGGAGGCGGCCAGGACGTCGCGGCGGGTCGTCGACCTGATGCGGGAGCTGTTCGGCCGGGACCACCCGCACACGCTCTTCTGCGTGATGAACCTGGCCAGCGCGACCGCGGTGCTCGGGGACGCGGTGCTGGTACTGGAGACGGAGCAGCTCCTCGCAGGACAGCTCGGCAAGGCTCTCGGGGCGCAGCATCCGGAGGCGCTGGCCATGATGGGGAACACGGCGGTCACGCTGGAGGACCTCGGCCGGCACGAGGAGGCCCAGCAGCTGCGGGCGCGGATCGTGGGGGAGCTGGCCCGCCAGCTCGGTGACGACCATCCGATGACGCGGATCGCACGGGACGGCAGGAGGTTCGAACGGGAGCTGGAACCGATCCAGGTGTGA